DNA from Sinorhizobium arboris LMG 14919:
GACGAGCGGAGGCAGGAGAGGAATGAACACGATCATGTTCCCGCAGAGGGACTCGCGCGAGGAAACCGCAGCACTTCGCGCACAGATCCTCGACAAGCTGTCACAATTGTCCTGGGATGGGCTCTCATTCAAACACCCCGTCCCGGGCCTGTCGCTCTATCGGATCGTCGAGCCGGCCGGCCCCTTTTCGAGCGTATACGAGCCGAGCCTCTCCTTCATCATAAAGGGAAGCAAGAATGTCCGCGTTGGCAACGAGACGCTCGTCTACGATGAAGGCTGCTTCTTCCTGACCGCCGTAGGCCTTCCCGTTACCGCACAGATCTGCGCGGCAAGCGAAGGGGAGCCCTACGTCGCCGCGGCCTTGCGCCTGGACATGGAAAAAGTGCGGCGCATCATAGCGGATCACGACATATACCCGACCGACATTCCCGAACGCGATCTGGGCGTCGCCGTCGGCACCGCCACCCGCGAGCTCTTCGACGCCCTGTTCCGGCTGATTTCGCTTGCGAATTCGCCGGCGGACATTCCCTTCCTCGCCGGCCATATCCAGAACGAGATCATTTATCGGCTTCTCACCGGCGAGCAGGGGGCCCGGCTGCGGCGCTTCGCGCTCGCGGGCACGAACAGCAACCGCGTGGCCAAAGCCGTCGCGTGGTTGAGGGAAAACTAC
Protein-coding regions in this window:
- a CDS encoding AraC family transcriptional regulator, which gives rise to MNTIMFPQRDSREETAALRAQILDKLSQLSWDGLSFKHPVPGLSLYRIVEPAGPFSSVYEPSLSFIIKGSKNVRVGNETLVYDEGCFFLTAVGLPVTAQICAASEGEPYVAAALRLDMEKVRRIIADHDIYPTDIPERDLGVAVGTATRELFDALFRLISLANSPADIPFLAGHIQNEIIYRLLTGEQGARLRRFALAGTNSNRVAKAVAWLRENYTKPLRVEELAEIANMGVSTLHHHFRAMTAMSPLQFQKHLRLHHARELMLSQSLDAATAALRVGYESPTQFNREYRRAFGHPPLRDIRAILNSGDSTRRNSAG